DNA sequence from the Dethiobacter alkaliphilus AHT 1 genome:
AGCCTGTGGAGAAGAATGTGCCAGTGATGTGGCGGCTAAATATTTTGGCATCGGATAAGTGGAGTTGACTGTAATGAGGCATTTTACGCAGTGCGACACTGAAAAAAACGGAGCGCAGTATCTGGAAGACCTGGCTACCGGCTACTGGTATTCAGAAGCACTCTTTGCCGCCGTGGAGATGGATATTTTTTCTCTTCTGGAGGAAAAAGGGATGAGTATTGATGAGTTAAGCCGCAGGCTTCAGCTTGATACAGGAGGCCTTGCCCGTTTTCTGCAGGCTCTCTCTGTGTTGGGCCTGGTCACCGAAAATGGCCATGAATACTGCAATACACCTATCTCCGCCACATATCTGGTGGCAGATAAGGAGCACTATCAGGGTGATTCTATCCTGTGGCGCAAAGCATTGGCGGTGGGGTGGCAGGGATTACAAGACTGTTTGAAGGCTGGAGGGAGGATAGATTATCCAACTGATGATGCGGTAGAAGAACAGGTTGTAAAAAGGATTGGCCGATACATAAAAGCCATGGATTGTGTGGCCAAAACTAAAGTTTTGGAGATTCTCCCGATTTTTGCAGACACTCATTTTTCCGGTCAAATCCTTGATGTCGGGACCGGTTCCGGCGCTGTTGCAGCAGGCTTTCTCAGACAATTTCCAGATATTAAAGCTACCCTCCTTGATATCTCCTGGGTCCTGGATTATGCATTGGAAATGCTGCGGAAGGCCGGACTGGCAAACAGGATAAACTGTGTCAACGCTAATATACTGGAGCCCTGGCCTGTGGATGAAAAGTTCAAGCTTGTTATTCTGTCAAATGTTATCCACGTCTATGCGGAAAAAGAGGTTTCTGCTATCCTGGCTGAAGCAGTTCGGTGTTTAGACCATGACGGGTTTGTGCTGATCCATGACTTTTTCCTGCAGCATTCTCCGTCTAAAGCAGCTCTTTTTGATTTAAATATGTTTATCCATACCTATAACGGAAAAGTGTTTGACAGTAGGTG
Encoded proteins:
- a CDS encoding class I SAM-dependent methyltransferase produces the protein MRHFTQCDTEKNGAQYLEDLATGYWYSEALFAAVEMDIFSLLEEKGMSIDELSRRLQLDTGGLARFLQALSVLGLVTENGHEYCNTPISATYLVADKEHYQGDSILWRKALAVGWQGLQDCLKAGGRIDYPTDDAVEEQVVKRIGRYIKAMDCVAKTKVLEILPIFADTHFSGQILDVGTGSGAVAAGFLRQFPDIKATLLDISWVLDYALEMLRKAGLANRINCVNANILEPWPVDEKFKLVILSNVIHVYAEKEVSAILAEAVRCLDHDGFVLIHDFFLQHSPSKAALFDLNMFIHTYNGKVFDSRWVREELKALKLSTTPLIPLATDTGIIVAAKSEEYLHKLNY